The proteins below come from a single Halothiobacillus neapolitanus c2 genomic window:
- a CDS encoding DUF692 domain-containing protein — translation MITDAKHVLVGVGLRRGSLMQQIETDHPDLDFLEVAPENWMRLGGAVKRQFESLLERYPLYLHGLSLSIGGPAPLDVDFLKSLRAFIDRYQPVLYSEHLSFCTDNAHLYDLMPIPFTRVAMRHVVERIHRAQDILGQRLTLENVSYYTAPDAEMNELEFLTEILQQADCDLLLDVNNVYVNSVNHRYDPVAFLDALPVERVRYLHVAGHLQLSPDLIVDTHGAAVADPVWDLLAHTYTRFGAVPTLLERDFDIPPLADLMQEVAQIRRVAAGAHNKVLEPVA, via the coding sequence ATGATTACAGATGCGAAACATGTGCTGGTCGGCGTGGGTTTGCGGCGCGGCTCGTTGATGCAGCAGATCGAAACCGATCACCCCGATCTTGATTTTTTGGAAGTCGCGCCCGAAAACTGGATGCGATTGGGGGGTGCAGTCAAGCGGCAGTTCGAGTCCCTGCTGGAACGCTATCCCTTGTATCTGCATGGACTGTCACTCTCGATCGGCGGGCCAGCCCCACTGGATGTGGATTTTCTCAAATCGCTGCGTGCATTCATCGATCGCTATCAACCCGTCCTCTACAGCGAACATCTCTCGTTTTGTACGGACAATGCGCATCTCTACGACTTGATGCCGATTCCGTTTACCCGCGTGGCAATGCGACATGTGGTCGAGCGTATCCATCGCGCTCAGGACATTCTGGGGCAGCGGCTGACGTTGGAGAATGTGTCTTATTACACCGCGCCCGATGCCGAAATGAACGAGTTGGAATTTCTGACCGAGATTTTGCAGCAAGCCGATTGCGATTTGTTGCTTGATGTTAATAACGTGTACGTTAACAGCGTCAATCACCGCTACGACCCGGTGGCCTTTCTTGATGCGCTGCCCGTTGAGCGCGTGCGTTATCTGCATGTGGCGGGGCATTTGCAACTCAGCCCCGATTTGATTGTGGACACGCACGGCGCTGCGGTTGCCGATCCGGTCTGGGATTTGCTGGCGCACACATACACTCGTTTCGGGGCCGTGCCCACATTGCTGGAGCGGGATTTTGATATTCCGCCGCTGGCGGATTTGATGCAGGAGGTCGCCCAGATTCGCCGTGTGGCCGCCGGTGCGCACAACAAAGTGCTGGAGCCGGTGGCATGA
- a CDS encoding DNA-binding domain-containing protein, translating into MNTDFLTLQSQFTAFIRNPEHAPVPEGCDPERMKLYHQLFFNNFDGILENTFDRTRAHLADEQWQVLVKLFFSSVPQHSPYLVDVPARFLEFLQEQNTVPLAEALLELAAFEATLHECRMAEDITLPQAPQTQAEDVFDGAWQPHPQGVLFESAYPVNQADFPLDEAPAQPTLLWIQRDDAGVVQIYNLSAASARWLVLLDAHAGATPNVSLAQLAQELNVEPDSLAEFACAQLADWIADGVLIPALSH; encoded by the coding sequence ATGAACACGGATTTTTTGACACTGCAATCCCAGTTCACCGCTTTTATCCGCAATCCCGAGCATGCGCCGGTGCCCGAAGGCTGCGATCCCGAGCGGATGAAGCTCTACCATCAACTGTTTTTCAATAACTTTGATGGCATATTGGAAAACACCTTCGACCGCACCCGAGCCCACCTCGCCGATGAGCAATGGCAAGTGCTGGTGAAATTATTCTTTTCCAGCGTGCCGCAACATTCGCCTTATTTGGTGGATGTGCCTGCACGATTTCTCGAGTTTTTGCAGGAACAGAACACGGTACCCCTAGCCGAAGCATTATTGGAGTTGGCCGCCTTTGAGGCGACGCTGCACGAATGCCGGATGGCCGAGGATATAACGCTGCCCCAAGCCCCTCAAACGCAGGCTGAAGATGTGTTTGATGGTGCCTGGCAACCGCACCCCCAAGGCGTTTTGTTTGAAAGCGCTTATCCGGTGAATCAGGCCGATTTTCCACTGGATGAAGCGCCTGCCCAGCCGACTTTGCTCTGGATTCAGCGGGATGATGCCGGTGTGGTGCAGATCTATAATTTATCAGCAGCCAGCGCGCGTTGGCTTGTGTTGCTGGATGCTCATGCAGGTGCAACGCCAAATGTTTCACTGGCGCAACTGGCCCAAGAGCTCAATGTTGAACCAGATAGCTTGGCCGAGTTTGCGTGTGCACAACTGGCCGATTGGATAGCCGATGGTGTTTTGATTCCCGCCTTAAGTCACTAG
- a CDS encoding NAD(P)/FAD-dependent oxidoreductase, with amino-acid sequence MNSVANITVIGAGFGAVTAIKTLRKSNPSARITLIAPEPTMQYYPSLIWVPAELRSRDDIMVDLKPLLARLDVIYQPGRVVGVEGSGRRVLVEQGGETIGVDNDGLIVASGGRFIKKLPGIEHAITVCEGIDAAERIRDRLAAMTGGTIAIGFGGNPNEPSAVRGGPMFEMLFGIDRLLRKQGRRDQFKIVFFNPSNRPGNRLGESAVDNLLARMKKFNIEARLGAKMLRFEADKVVTEAGEFAADLILFMPGMTGPTWLEHAPFPKSPGGMIQAEATTRVVGFEKVYVVGDSGSYPAPDWAPKQAHMADLMAVAAAHNLLAEQAGKPANQTFKWELICVMDMLDRAVLVFRNEKRQFITPPCRLLHYAKRLFEWWYLRSIR; translated from the coding sequence ATGAATTCGGTCGCCAATATTACCGTTATCGGCGCGGGCTTCGGTGCCGTCACTGCCATCAAGACCCTGCGTAAGAGCAATCCCTCGGCGCGTATCACCCTGATCGCGCCCGAGCCGACCATGCAGTACTACCCCAGTCTTATCTGGGTGCCGGCAGAGCTTCGAAGTCGCGACGACATCATGGTCGATTTGAAGCCGTTACTTGCTCGGCTGGATGTAATCTACCAACCGGGACGCGTCGTGGGCGTGGAAGGCTCGGGCCGTCGTGTATTGGTTGAGCAGGGTGGCGAAACGATCGGCGTCGATAACGATGGCCTGATCGTCGCCAGCGGTGGTCGTTTCATCAAGAAACTGCCGGGTATCGAACACGCCATCACCGTATGTGAAGGCATTGATGCAGCTGAGCGCATTCGCGACCGGCTGGCAGCAATGACCGGCGGCACCATTGCGATCGGTTTCGGTGGTAACCCGAACGAACCCTCCGCCGTGCGCGGCGGGCCGATGTTCGAAATGCTGTTCGGTATTGATCGCCTGTTGCGCAAACAGGGCCGACGCGATCAATTCAAGATTGTGTTTTTCAATCCGTCCAATCGACCCGGTAACCGCCTGGGCGAATCTGCTGTCGACAACTTATTGGCGCGAATGAAGAAATTCAATATCGAGGCGCGTCTCGGTGCCAAGATGTTGCGGTTCGAGGCCGACAAGGTCGTGACTGAAGCGGGCGAATTTGCCGCCGACCTGATTTTGTTCATGCCAGGCATGACCGGCCCCACTTGGTTGGAACATGCGCCGTTCCCCAAGTCGCCCGGCGGCATGATACAAGCGGAAGCGACCACCCGGGTGGTCGGTTTCGAGAAGGTCTACGTGGTCGGCGATTCGGGCAGTTACCCCGCGCCGGATTGGGCACCTAAACAGGCACACATGGCCGATTTGATGGCGGTGGCCGCTGCGCATAACCTGCTGGCCGAGCAGGCAGGAAAGCCCGCGAACCAAACCTTCAAGTGGGAATTGATCTGCGTGATGGATATGCTCGATCGCGCCGTTCTGGTGTTCCGCAACGAAAAACGCCAGTTCATCACCCCGCCGTGCCGCTTGCTGCATTACGCCAAGCGTCTGTTTGAATGGTGGTATTTGCGCTCAATCCGCTGA
- a CDS encoding aminoglycoside phosphotransferase family protein, whose product MSQRSPNTADERTLALLVFVRSHFPDAPPPAIASSDASARRYWRLRLTNGDTRIIMDAPPPGEDIRPFIEMQERLTVAGVAVPNIFERDTGQGFLVLEDLGDCTFFQWRHGHSIDAVNARLEEAVRLLAPVAQTQTADLPRFDTATLNREMDLFVDWYSAQYHDTPFNAEQTARWQRLRDEISARLQTMPQGFVHRDYHSRNLMVQDDRLVAIDFQDAVRGPRPYDLVSLLRDSYIDWPEELVSKLQAVFWQQCPPDLREIWPLEQMRNDFAWVAVQRHLKVLGIFARLSIRDVKHGYLKDLPLTWKHLHKALAQLPELSGLAELIAPLGPKDQGRTG is encoded by the coding sequence ATGTCGCAAAGATCACCCAACACTGCCGATGAACGCACCCTAGCCTTGCTTGTCTTCGTTCGTTCTCACTTTCCCGATGCGCCTCCCCCAGCAATCGCATCCAGCGATGCTAGTGCCCGACGCTACTGGCGCTTGCGGCTCACTAATGGCGACACCCGTATCATTATGGATGCGCCACCACCGGGCGAAGACATCCGTCCGTTCATCGAGATGCAGGAACGTTTAACCGTTGCGGGCGTTGCCGTACCAAACATTTTCGAACGCGATACTGGACAGGGTTTTCTGGTGCTCGAGGATTTGGGAGATTGCACGTTCTTCCAATGGCGGCACGGTCATTCGATTGACGCCGTCAACGCACGACTCGAAGAGGCCGTTCGGCTTCTGGCCCCAGTGGCACAAACCCAAACTGCCGACCTTCCCCGCTTCGACACGGCCACGTTGAATCGTGAAATGGATCTCTTTGTGGACTGGTACAGTGCGCAATACCACGACACACCTTTCAATGCCGAGCAAACCGCCCGATGGCAACGGCTGCGCGATGAGATCAGCGCTCGGCTGCAAACCATGCCGCAAGGGTTCGTTCACCGGGATTACCACAGCCGAAATTTAATGGTGCAGGATGACCGGCTCGTTGCCATCGATTTTCAGGATGCCGTTCGCGGCCCACGGCCCTATGACCTCGTTTCTCTGCTTCGGGACAGCTACATCGACTGGCCGGAAGAACTCGTCAGCAAATTGCAGGCGGTTTTTTGGCAGCAATGCCCGCCGGATCTGCGCGAAATATGGCCGCTTGAACAGATGCGCAATGACTTTGCTTGGGTTGCCGTGCAACGGCATCTGAAAGTGCTGGGCATTTTTGCCCGTTTGAGCATTCGTGACGTCAAGCATGGCTATCTCAAGGATTTACCATTGACCTGGAAACATCTGCATAAGGCCCTGGCGCAGTTACCCGAATTATCCGGCCTGGCCGAATTGATCGCACCGTTGGGCCCGAAGGATCAGGGCCGAACTGGCTGA
- a CDS encoding sterol desaturase family protein: MSLLSFKLGKVAYTVDLAVYLVAPFLAVASLFYFSEKREAIPILAAALLGFVGWTLLEYILHRFVLHHLSPFKEWHGEHHHNPTEAMGTPTLLSLLLIVGIIFLPSVYLAGWQIGGGFAMGLLLGYSIYTWLHHGEHHWRGHNKWFRNLKRAHAIHHYGHNEHNFGVVTSFWDRVFGTYTRK, translated from the coding sequence ATGAGTTTGTTGAGTTTTAAATTGGGCAAAGTGGCTTATACCGTTGATCTGGCCGTCTATCTCGTAGCACCCTTCCTTGCGGTTGCTTCACTGTTCTACTTCAGCGAGAAAAGAGAGGCAATTCCTATTCTGGCGGCGGCACTGCTGGGTTTTGTCGGCTGGACGTTGCTGGAATACATCCTGCACCGTTTCGTATTGCACCACCTCTCGCCCTTTAAAGAATGGCACGGCGAGCACCACCACAACCCGACCGAGGCCATGGGCACACCCACGCTGCTCAGCCTGCTGTTGATCGTTGGAATCATTTTTTTGCCCTCCGTTTATCTGGCAGGTTGGCAAATCGGCGGCGGCTTTGCGATGGGCCTGTTGCTCGGATACAGCATTTACACCTGGTTGCATCACGGCGAGCACCATTGGCGCGGTCACAACAAGTGGTTCAGAAATCTCAAACGCGCCCATGCGATCCATCACTACGGCCACAATGAACACAACTTCGGTGTGGTCACATCGTTCTGGGACCGCGTCTTCGGGACCTATACCCGGAAATAA
- a CDS encoding sigma-70 family RNA polymerase sigma factor, with product MSMKPNRSNKDRNQDDDQLTQWLQATAAGDRSAFQKLYQRTSGPLYGLCLRILKEEGRAQECVQDVFLAVWQQAGRFDSARAQPMTWLAAIAHHRAISLLRRFNREITTADWADFLALADAPLLSPEGHQGGSADGDPHDWQLMDREAMTRCLEALRAEPRQAIHKAFWFGHTYQEIADELSTSLSTVKSWIRRALINLKSCLGLVN from the coding sequence ATGAGCATGAAACCCAATCGATCGAACAAGGACCGTAATCAAGACGATGATCAGCTCACACAGTGGTTGCAAGCCACGGCAGCGGGGGACCGGTCCGCATTCCAAAAACTGTATCAACGCACATCCGGACCACTTTACGGGTTATGCCTGCGTATACTAAAAGAGGAAGGTCGCGCGCAAGAGTGCGTTCAGGATGTTTTTCTGGCGGTTTGGCAGCAAGCGGGCCGATTTGATTCAGCCCGCGCGCAGCCGATGACTTGGCTGGCCGCCATCGCGCACCATCGTGCGATCAGCTTGTTGCGCCGGTTCAACCGGGAAATTACCACAGCGGACTGGGCTGATTTTCTGGCACTGGCCGATGCCCCCCTGCTCTCCCCGGAGGGCCATCAAGGAGGATCGGCGGACGGCGATCCACACGACTGGCAACTCATGGATCGCGAGGCCATGACACGGTGCCTCGAAGCACTGCGTGCCGAACCGCGTCAGGCCATCCACAAAGCTTTCTGGTTCGGTCATACCTACCAAGAAATTGCCGATGAACTCTCCACGTCACTCAGCACCGTGAAAAGCTGGATTCGACGCGCCTTAATCAATCTCAAATCCTGTCTTGGCCTGGTGAACTGA
- a CDS encoding thioredoxin domain-containing protein → MFVRLALASTVLIVPVTVPAANTQPTQAEQQITRPQVDWPVLPTALQKKLNKALADQAQQNGQSTRDYHTRWLNADGLPMFTNRLILSDSPYLLEHAHNPINWYAYGPEALAAAKAQNKPLFISIGYASCHWCHVMARESFESPAVARELNRHFIAVKVDRQQQPALDHRYQIAVALVNQGQSGWPASVFALPDGRPFFTQLYQPEPSFLATLNNVHHVWQTKRPEVTNDAVKLTALMRQVLDQQAKAAKLDDSVLARTVNALTAQFDPFQGGFGDGAKFPQATRLLFLLDWLAREQAHLSHPNAAGGVSTAQTKALQSELVLTLNHMARGGLFDQIGGGFFRYSTTPDWQVPHFEKMAYYQAMLAQTYLKAGLVLGNARDWRVAERTLDFVIRDMSAADGGFIAALSADSAVSHRAGAAKEEGYFYTWTPKEIAEALPHYEALLAERYWSITASGTVDGRSVPHQGDAAVQATMAKDEGMSLPALTAKMVAIRAKLESARKRRPAPGRDDNRILSWNGLLIEALADGGRVLGVPRFIAAAQKAAEFIDTNMRLPDKTLAHSYNRGVASGRANLADHADFALGLVALYDATGKNHWLRAAQKQAQIIMQDFAAANGGYYDHKALHTKADSDVLNLPSRPIDDGAEPAGNAQALALQLALAARTDDATYQEAAERMLASFSGLIVRDPTDFTGLLAGLSDLRHGSVGSLAFAGKGNVRIEAARTAKHTAEVRLHYTAPWHSNAHDASPGLIPTAITVSPDAFVRQIDYPQGEKVKLAFSDQPLNLYTGTQVLDIKLNPHVSGPMRIRVQIQACSDATCLAPEDLAIWLPL, encoded by the coding sequence GTGTTCGTCCGGCTTGCGCTGGCGAGCACTGTTCTGATCGTCCCGGTTACTGTTCCGGCAGCCAACACCCAGCCTACGCAAGCAGAACAACAAATCACGCGCCCACAGGTCGATTGGCCTGTTCTTCCAACCGCCTTGCAGAAAAAACTCAACAAGGCGTTAGCAGATCAAGCCCAGCAAAACGGGCAGAGCACCCGCGATTACCACACCCGTTGGCTCAATGCCGATGGCCTGCCGATGTTCACCAATCGCCTGATTTTAAGCGATTCGCCCTATCTGCTCGAACACGCCCACAATCCGATCAATTGGTACGCCTACGGCCCTGAAGCGCTGGCGGCGGCCAAAGCGCAAAACAAACCACTGTTTATTTCGATTGGTTATGCCAGTTGCCATTGGTGCCATGTGATGGCCCGCGAGAGTTTCGAATCGCCGGCGGTCGCGCGGGAATTGAATCGCCATTTCATTGCCGTGAAGGTTGATCGCCAACAGCAGCCAGCGCTCGATCATCGCTATCAGATCGCTGTGGCATTGGTGAATCAGGGGCAAAGCGGTTGGCCTGCCAGTGTGTTTGCGTTGCCGGATGGCCGACCTTTTTTCACCCAACTTTATCAACCCGAACCCTCTTTTTTGGCGACGCTGAATAACGTGCATCATGTATGGCAAACGAAGCGGCCAGAGGTGACAAACGATGCGGTCAAATTAACCGCATTGATGCGCCAAGTGCTCGATCAACAAGCCAAAGCGGCAAAATTGGATGATTCGGTTCTGGCAAGAACCGTCAACGCATTGACCGCTCAATTCGATCCGTTCCAGGGCGGGTTTGGTGATGGCGCTAAATTCCCACAGGCCACGCGATTACTCTTTTTGCTGGATTGGTTGGCGCGGGAGCAAGCGCATTTGTCGCATCCAAATGCGGCAGGCGGCGTTTCTACCGCACAAACAAAAGCGTTGCAAAGTGAGCTGGTGCTGACCTTAAATCACATGGCGCGCGGCGGCTTGTTTGATCAAATCGGTGGTGGGTTTTTCCGGTACAGCACCACACCGGATTGGCAGGTGCCGCATTTTGAAAAGATGGCCTACTATCAGGCCATGCTGGCGCAAACCTACCTCAAGGCTGGGCTGGTTTTGGGCAACGCCCGAGACTGGCGGGTGGCCGAACGCACGCTCGATTTTGTGATCCGCGATATGAGCGCTGCCGATGGCGGGTTTATTGCCGCCTTGAGCGCAGATAGTGCCGTCAGTCATCGGGCGGGTGCGGCAAAAGAAGAAGGTTATTTTTACACCTGGACGCCCAAGGAAATAGCCGAAGCGCTGCCACACTACGAGGCGCTTTTGGCCGAACGGTATTGGTCGATCACGGCCAGTGGCACTGTAGATGGCCGCAGCGTGCCGCATCAAGGGGATGCGGCGGTTCAAGCCACTATGGCAAAGGACGAAGGCATGAGCCTGCCTGCATTGACAGCCAAAATGGTCGCGATACGTGCCAAGCTAGAATCTGCGCGGAAACGGCGGCCCGCGCCTGGGCGTGATGACAATCGCATCCTCAGTTGGAACGGCCTGCTGATTGAAGCGCTCGCGGATGGCGGGCGAGTGCTCGGCGTGCCAAGATTCATCGCTGCGGCGCAAAAAGCCGCGGAATTTATCGACACAAACATGCGCTTGCCAGATAAGACGCTAGCGCACAGCTACAACCGCGGCGTGGCCAGCGGGCGGGCGAATTTGGCCGATCATGCCGATTTCGCGCTCGGCTTGGTGGCCTTATACGATGCCACGGGCAAAAATCATTGGTTGCGCGCGGCTCAAAAACAGGCGCAAATCATCATGCAGGATTTTGCGGCAGCCAATGGCGGCTATTACGATCACAAAGCCTTGCACACAAAAGCCGATAGTGATGTGTTGAATTTGCCGTCCCGCCCGATTGACGACGGTGCTGAACCGGCGGGCAATGCCCAAGCACTGGCTTTGCAGTTGGCGTTGGCGGCGCGCACGGATGATGCCACCTATCAAGAAGCCGCCGAACGGATGCTGGCAAGCTTTTCCGGCTTGATCGTCCGTGACCCGACCGACTTCACCGGCCTGCTGGCGGGGCTATCTGATTTACGCCACGGCTCGGTTGGCAGTCTCGCGTTCGCCGGTAAAGGCAATGTCCGAATCGAAGCGGCGCGCACGGCAAAACACACTGCCGAAGTGCGGCTGCATTATACGGCGCCTTGGCACAGCAACGCCCACGATGCCTCACCGGGCTTGATTCCCACGGCTATCACGGTAAGCCCCGATGCGTTTGTCCGGCAAATTGATTATCCGCAGGGTGAAAAAGTAAAACTGGCCTTCAGCGATCAACCGTTAAACCTCTATACGGGCACGCAGGTTCTGGACATAAAGTTGAATCCTCATGTGTCCGGACCGATGCGGATTAGGGTGCAAATTCAGGCGTGCAGCGATGCCACCTGCCTGGCACCGGAGGATCTGGCGATCTGGTTGCCGCTCTGA
- a CDS encoding MBL fold metallo-hydrolase: MAIFKQLFDEATSTFTYLIADEHTRSALLIDPVHEQYERDRALLDELGLSLKYVLETHVHADHITGGGRLRHETDALFIVGKGTGLDCADRLVADGETIEMDSITIQVIATPGHTDGCTSYRWEDRLFTGDTILIDACGRTDFQQGSPERLYQSIQKLLAFADETLIYPAHDYNGKRVSSVGQEKTINPYIAGLNEAAFVAKMRALNLPKPKRIDVAVPANSLCGGADVPRQPGETEAA; encoded by the coding sequence ATGGCTATTTTCAAACAATTATTCGATGAAGCGACATCAACATTTACTTATCTGATCGCGGACGAACACACGCGATCCGCGTTGTTGATCGATCCGGTGCATGAGCAGTACGAGCGTGATCGTGCGTTACTGGACGAGTTGGGCTTGAGTCTTAAGTACGTTCTGGAAACGCATGTTCATGCGGATCACATCACGGGCGGTGGCCGTCTGCGTCATGAAACGGATGCCCTATTCATCGTCGGCAAAGGCACGGGGCTGGACTGCGCCGATCGACTGGTTGCCGATGGTGAGACCATCGAGATGGATTCGATCACCATCCAGGTTATCGCGACGCCGGGACACACCGATGGCTGCACCAGTTATCGCTGGGAAGATCGCCTGTTCACGGGCGATACCATTTTGATCGATGCCTGTGGCCGTACGGATTTCCAACAAGGTTCTCCAGAGCGTCTGTATCAAAGTATCCAGAAGCTGCTCGCGTTTGCCGACGAAACCTTGATTTACCCCGCCCATGATTACAACGGCAAGCGGGTGAGCTCGGTCGGTCAAGAAAAGACCATCAATCCGTACATTGCCGGTCTCAACGAGGCGGCCTTCGTTGCGAAGATGCGGGCACTCAATCTGCCTAAACCCAAGCGCATCGATGTCGCCGTGCCGGCCAACAGCCTCTGTGGTGGCGCCGACGTGCCTCGTCAGCCGGGCGAGACAGAGGCGGCATGA
- the recQ gene encoding DNA helicase RecQ, whose translation MNPNVISSPLHILNTVFGYPAFRGPQAEVIDTVMSGRDALVLMPTGGGKSLCYQVPALALSGTAIVVSPLIALMQDQVAALRQAGVAAAFLNSTQTGEEAQLVRKQLRAGTLDLLYVAPERLLNADTLSLLRDASINLIAIDEAHCVSQWGHDFRPEYIRLGELGQYFPDIPRIALTATADGTTQQEILYRLGLNNARVFISSFDRPNIRYHIAQNHAGSARDALLRFIRDNHANEAGIVYCLSRKRVEEIAAWLSDQGLTALAYHAGLPATQREQTLRRFLDEDGVIVVATIAFGMGIDKPDVRFVAHLNLPKSIEAYYQETGRAGRDGLPAEAWMRYGLQDVITLRQMMSESNADEAIKRIEQHKLDAMLGLSESTACRRQTLLGYFGEQSTEPCGNCDNCLTPPQMWDATLPARQALSTVHRTGQRFGVNYLIDVLRGKTDERITQLGHDKLSVFGVGHAHTIDIWRGIFRQLIAQGYLSVDTEGFGGLALCERCRPLLRGEESLWLRQITKPVKISRKTRDRPDFVSDEESELWEALRACRKRLATERGVPPYTIFHDASLLDMLHARPTTLDAFTDISGVGAHKRDTYGAAFLSVIAPFVRRTR comes from the coding sequence ATGAATCCTAACGTCATCTCATCACCACTGCATATTCTCAACACGGTTTTCGGCTATCCCGCTTTTCGGGGGCCGCAGGCCGAGGTGATCGATACCGTGATGAGTGGTCGTGACGCACTCGTGTTAATGCCGACAGGTGGCGGCAAATCATTGTGTTATCAGGTGCCTGCGCTCGCGCTGTCCGGCACGGCCATCGTCGTATCGCCGCTCATTGCGCTGATGCAAGATCAAGTGGCGGCACTGCGCCAGGCGGGCGTTGCGGCTGCGTTTCTCAACTCCACACAAACGGGCGAAGAAGCGCAATTAGTGCGAAAACAATTACGCGCGGGCACGCTCGATTTACTTTACGTCGCACCGGAACGCCTGCTCAATGCCGACACCTTATCGCTGTTACGCGACGCCTCCATCAACCTGATCGCCATCGACGAAGCACACTGCGTCTCGCAATGGGGACATGATTTTCGCCCTGAATACATTCGTTTGGGTGAATTGGGCCAATATTTTCCCGACATACCCCGCATCGCACTCACGGCCACCGCAGACGGAACCACCCAACAAGAAATCCTGTATCGCCTCGGGTTGAACAATGCGCGGGTGTTCATCAGCAGCTTTGATCGGCCCAATATCCGCTATCACATCGCGCAGAATCACGCAGGCAGCGCCAGAGACGCCCTGTTGCGATTTATCCGCGACAACCACGCCAACGAGGCGGGCATTGTCTACTGTCTGTCGCGCAAGCGGGTAGAAGAAATCGCTGCCTGGCTGAGCGATCAAGGGCTCACCGCCTTGGCATACCACGCCGGTCTTCCCGCCACTCAACGCGAACAGACACTGCGACGATTTCTCGACGAAGACGGCGTCATCGTGGTCGCGACCATCGCCTTCGGCATGGGCATCGACAAGCCCGATGTACGTTTTGTCGCACACCTGAATCTCCCCAAAAGCATCGAGGCTTATTATCAGGAAACGGGGCGCGCGGGGCGGGACGGCCTGCCCGCCGAAGCCTGGATGCGCTACGGATTACAAGATGTGATCACCCTGCGCCAGATGATGAGCGAATCCAATGCCGACGAAGCCATCAAGCGGATCGAGCAACACAAGCTCGATGCCATGCTGGGGTTATCCGAATCCACCGCATGTCGACGCCAGACCCTGCTCGGATACTTCGGCGAGCAGAGCACCGAACCCTGCGGCAACTGCGACAACTGCCTGACACCACCGCAAATGTGGGACGCAACTCTGCCCGCCCGTCAGGCGCTTTCCACCGTGCATCGCACCGGCCAACGCTTCGGTGTGAATTATCTGATCGACGTATTACGCGGCAAGACCGACGAGCGCATCACGCAACTCGGCCACGACAAGCTCAGCGTGTTCGGCGTCGGCCACGCGCACACCATCGATATCTGGCGCGGCATATTCCGCCAGCTAATCGCTCAAGGATATCTAAGCGTGGACACGGAAGGATTTGGCGGTTTGGCGCTTTGCGAACGTTGCCGCCCACTCTTGCGCGGCGAAGAATCGCTTTGGCTCAGGCAAATAACCAAACCGGTCAAAATCAGCCGCAAAACGCGCGACCGTCCCGATTTTGTATCCGACGAGGAAAGCGAGCTTTGGGAAGCCTTGCGCGCCTGCCGCAAACGACTGGCGACCGAACGCGGCGTGCCGCCATACACCATTTTCCACGATGCCTCGCTGCTCGACATGCTGCACGCGCGACCCACAACGCTCGACGCGTTCACCGATATCTCCGGTGTCGGCGCCCACAAGCGGGATACGTATGGCGCTGCGTTTTTATCTGTCATTGCGCCGTTTGTTCGACGAACACGTTAA
- a CDS encoding DUF4124 domain-containing protein encodes MKFRQTMIVVIAMAPFFPMTSWAEDATVYQCKDKNGTVIFSGTPCGSDAKERVITAPNAGTGGDTKGIKELASQYDQRQAQERKEAAKIAAARAAAQARAQAEQPLPSNEPEIIGYPVTGYYPGYVPNNGVSWGLNVSGDGWSAGISTRPPHDGHAHHRPPRPHPNPPPIPYVYKNPGISGQFPGGAPGSSGSNFQPVRP; translated from the coding sequence ATGAAATTCAGACAAACCATGATAGTGGTGATCGCGATGGCACCGTTTTTCCCCATGACATCGTGGGCGGAGGATGCGACGGTTTACCAGTGCAAGGATAAAAATGGCACGGTGATATTTTCGGGTACCCCTTGCGGCAGTGACGCGAAAGAACGCGTAATTACTGCGCCGAATGCGGGCACTGGGGGCGATACGAAGGGCATCAAGGAACTGGCGAGTCAGTATGATCAGCGCCAAGCTCAAGAGCGAAAGGAAGCTGCAAAAATTGCCGCTGCCCGTGCGGCTGCCCAAGCAAGGGCGCAGGCTGAGCAGCCATTGCCAAGCAACGAGCCTGAGATTATTGGCTATCCAGTGACGGGTTACTATCCTGGCTACGTTCCGAACAATGGCGTGAGCTGGGGGTTGAATGTTTCGGGTGATGGCTGGTCGGCGGGAATCAGCACACGGCCGCCACATGATGGCCATGCGCATCATCGTCCACCAAGGCCGCATCCGAATCCACCACCGATACCTTATGTGTATAAAAATCCCGGTATCTCAGGTCAATTCCCGGGCGGTGCGCCGGGCTCAAGCGGTTCGAATTTTCAGCCAGTTCGGCCCTGA